A region of Actinobacillus porcitonsillarum DNA encodes the following proteins:
- a CDS encoding GPO family capsid scaffolding protein: protein MTTVNKSKLRTDFICIATSGSTVDGRNITRQEVLDIAETYSTELYVANMWPDHRRWFNCGQVLEVKVEEINNELKLFAILAPSEFLISANKQGQYLFSSIEITPNFRNSGKAYLTGLGVTDSPASVGTTQLQFSQQQTNVIAGEYQPITLTLADAEHEKEKSFFNTMKEFFKKHEEPPDNNNNKEEQSMNEKQFNQLLGALTGLTEKVEKHFSVQEPEKEPKQPETPKTEEAKTETGVTAEQFNQLICAVTDLNKKFDALSTVQTPVPNGVPTAADNQFNTAV, encoded by the coding sequence ATGACAACGGTAAATAAAAGCAAGTTACGCACAGATTTTATTTGTATTGCGACATCGGGTTCGACCGTTGATGGCCGCAATATAACACGACAAGAAGTATTAGATATTGCGGAAACATACAGTACAGAACTGTATGTAGCAAACATGTGGCCAGATCATCGAAGATGGTTTAATTGCGGGCAAGTGTTGGAAGTTAAAGTAGAAGAAATAAATAATGAATTAAAACTTTTTGCGATATTAGCTCCAAGCGAATTCTTAATTAGTGCTAATAAGCAAGGTCAATATTTATTTTCTAGTATAGAGATTACCCCGAATTTCCGTAATTCAGGTAAAGCTTATTTAACTGGTTTGGGTGTAACAGATTCACCAGCATCAGTAGGAACGACACAATTACAGTTCAGCCAACAACAAACTAATGTTATCGCAGGTGAGTATCAGCCTATCACATTAACTTTGGCAGATGCTGAACACGAAAAAGAAAAGTCTTTTTTTAATACGATGAAAGAGTTCTTCAAAAAGCATGAAGAACCCCCAGACAACAATAACAACAAAGAGGAACAATCAATGAATGAGAAGCAATTTAATCAGTTGCTTGGTGCATTAACCGGTTTAACCGAAAAAGTGGAAAAACACTTTAGTGTACAAGAGCCGGAAAAAGAACCGAAGCAACCGGAAACGCCGAAAACCGAAGAAGCGAAAACGGAAACAGGCGTAACGGCTGAACAATTTAATCAATTAATTTGTGCGGTAACCGATTTAAATAAAAAATTTGATGCGTTAAGCACAGTACAAACACCAGTACCAAACGGCGTACCAACCGCCGCAGACAATCAATTTAATACGGCGGTGTAA
- a CDS encoding phage major capsid protein, P2 family yields the protein MNSVAAKLFYALVTNAANFYGADPNLALAGKQYNIETSKAVVLLGNIQSRSDFLEQINVITVKDVEGDLIYGPAEGGITGRKAEGRFRKKVSANGYKYKLAETDSGVLIHWTKISQWGHLSEQFASLYAEYVQRQIALDMIKIGFYGESVATDTKDSNLADVNKGWLQFVRENKPTQILTKGKNEGEIRIFGDEGDYKNLDELAYDLKQGLAEVHRDAGDLVFLVGSDLVGKEASLVYKGNGLIATEKAALNTQDLMKTFGGMKAMLVPNMPPRLAVVTSLKNLSIYTQENSVRRGMKDDDELKAVKDSYWRMEGYVVEDPSKFAAIEFKNVKLLEADGSYK from the coding sequence ATGAATAGTGTAGCAGCAAAACTCTTTTATGCTTTAGTAACTAACGCAGCTAATTTTTACGGTGCAGACCCAAATTTAGCGTTAGCAGGTAAGCAATACAACATCGAAACATCAAAAGCGGTTGTATTGCTTGGTAACATTCAAAGCCGTTCGGATTTCTTAGAGCAAATCAATGTTATCACGGTAAAAGATGTTGAAGGTGATCTCATTTATGGTCCGGCTGAAGGCGGTATTACCGGCCGTAAAGCAGAAGGCCGTTTCCGCAAGAAAGTCAGTGCCAACGGCTATAAGTACAAATTAGCCGAAACCGATTCAGGCGTGTTAATCCATTGGACTAAAATCAGCCAATGGGGGCATTTATCTGAACAGTTCGCAAGCCTTTATGCTGAATATGTTCAACGTCAGATTGCCTTAGATATGATTAAAATCGGTTTCTACGGCGAATCTGTAGCAACAGATACGAAAGACAGTAATCTTGCTGATGTAAATAAAGGTTGGTTACAGTTTGTGCGTGAGAATAAACCGACCCAAATTTTAACTAAAGGCAAAAATGAAGGTGAAATCCGCATTTTTGGTGACGAAGGCGATTATAAAAACCTTGATGAATTAGCCTACGACTTAAAACAAGGTTTGGCCGAAGTGCATCGTGATGCTGGTGATTTAGTTTTCTTGGTCGGTTCAGATTTAGTCGGTAAAGAGGCAAGCCTTGTTTATAAAGGTAATGGCTTAATTGCTACCGAAAAAGCTGCATTAAATACCCAAGATTTAATGAAAACCTTCGGCGGTATGAAGGCAATGTTAGTGCCAAATATGCCACCACGTTTAGCGGTAGTAACTAGCCTTAAAAACCTATCAATCTATACGCAAGAAAACAGCGTGCGTCGTGGTATGAAAGACGATGACGAGTTAAAAGCGGTTAAAGATTCATACTGGCGAATGGAAGGCTATGTGGTTGAAGACCCAAGCAAATTCGCAGCGATTGAATTTAAAAATGTAAAACTTTTAGAAGCAGACGGAAGCTATAAATAA
- a CDS encoding terminase endonuclease subunit, translating into MREFQAQMRALQEIEQSNGDTATKQAVVAKHGSDYSVLQIALVNDVNRIRALPTLELRAEEKRNVFLPHWLPFVDDYFNKGEVYQNDIVGYCIIYLFDTGNFDRALSLAEQAIKQGQSLPDGFASTLPHFVADQIYKWTDKTATAGQSVEPYFTQTLQNVAMSWQLHEMVTAKWFKLAAALLLRNELGRVHAASVSDPMRLILAIQLCVRAFQLHHKVGVKNMVERCVMRLNALQQTGDYIPEKFPPVASLSLDKVEINFPLLIEKLKSSPLSEAE; encoded by the coding sequence ATGCGTGAATTTCAAGCTCAAATGCGAGCATTACAGGAAATTGAACAAAGCAATGGTGATACTGCAACCAAACAGGCGGTAGTTGCCAAGCACGGAAGCGATTATTCCGTGTTACAAATTGCTTTGGTTAATGATGTAAACCGAATTCGTGCATTACCTACATTAGAACTTCGTGCGGAAGAGAAACGCAATGTATTTCTTCCGCATTGGCTCCCGTTTGTGGACGATTATTTCAACAAAGGCGAGGTTTATCAAAATGACATTGTGGGCTATTGCATCATTTACTTGTTTGATACTGGTAATTTTGACCGGGCATTATCGCTTGCTGAACAAGCAATCAAACAAGGTCAATCGTTGCCCGATGGTTTCGCTTCTACGCTGCCGCACTTCGTCGCAGACCAAATCTACAAATGGACGGATAAAACCGCAACCGCCGGGCAATCCGTTGAACCATATTTTACGCAGACTTTGCAAAACGTGGCGATGTCTTGGCAGTTGCACGAAATGGTTACCGCAAAATGGTTCAAATTAGCGGCGGCACTATTGCTGAGAAATGAACTAGGACGAGTACACGCTGCAAGCGTTAGCGATCCTATGCGGTTGATTTTAGCCATTCAATTATGTGTAAGAGCATTTCAGCTTCATCACAAAGTCGGCGTAAAAAATATGGTAGAGCGTTGCGTGATGCGGTTAAACGCATTGCAACAAACGGGCGATTATATCCCCGAAAAATTCCCCCCAGTGGCTAGTTTAAGTTTGGATAAAGTCGAAATTAATTTTCCGTTACTTATTGAAAAACTTAAATCTAGCCCACTTTCAGAGGCTGAATAA